The Lentzea guizhouensis genome contains a region encoding:
- a CDS encoding NADH:flavin oxidoreductase/NADH oxidase, with protein sequence MSLLFSPLTLRSVTLPNRIAVSPMCQYSVAKEDGVPTDWHLVHLGSRAVGGAGLVIAEATAVVPEGRISPQDTGIWNDEQVEAWQRITSFIKEHGSVPGIQLAHAGRKAIGDWVPVAPTTEPFPGGNQPEKITNHTGIVKAFVEGAIRALAAGFEVLEIHAAHGYLLHEYYSPLTNEGSLEERIAVPVEVTAAVRAAVGPEVPVIVRISGTDWVEGGWTADDSVVLATALKAAGADLIDVSSGGNTAQAEIPIGPGYQVPLAEAVRRKADVPTGAVGLITEAKQAEQVLDDGAADLVLLARELLRDPYWPLHAAQQLGVEVRAPRQYARAF encoded by the coding sequence GTGAGCTTGCTCTTCTCCCCGCTGACCCTGCGGAGCGTCACCCTCCCCAACCGCATCGCGGTCAGCCCGATGTGCCAGTACTCGGTGGCGAAGGAGGACGGCGTCCCGACCGACTGGCACCTCGTCCACCTCGGCTCCCGTGCCGTCGGCGGTGCCGGCCTGGTCATCGCCGAGGCCACGGCGGTCGTGCCGGAGGGCCGGATCTCCCCGCAGGACACCGGCATCTGGAACGACGAGCAGGTCGAGGCCTGGCAGAGGATCACGAGCTTCATCAAGGAGCACGGTTCCGTCCCCGGCATCCAGCTCGCGCACGCCGGGCGCAAGGCGATCGGTGACTGGGTGCCGGTGGCGCCCACGACCGAGCCGTTCCCCGGTGGCAACCAGCCGGAGAAGATCACGAACCACACCGGGATCGTCAAGGCGTTCGTCGAGGGGGCCATCCGGGCGCTCGCGGCCGGGTTCGAGGTGCTCGAGATCCACGCCGCGCACGGGTACCTGCTGCACGAGTACTACTCGCCGCTGACGAACGAGGGCAGCCTGGAAGAACGCATCGCCGTGCCCGTCGAGGTCACGGCCGCGGTCAGGGCCGCCGTCGGGCCGGAGGTGCCGGTGATCGTGCGGATCAGCGGGACCGACTGGGTCGAGGGCGGGTGGACGGCCGACGACAGCGTGGTGCTGGCGACGGCGCTCAAGGCCGCGGGTGCCGACCTGATCGACGTGTCCAGTGGTGGCAACACGGCGCAGGCGGAAATCCCGATCGGGCCCGGCTACCAGGTGCCGCTCGCTGAGGCTGTGCGGCGCAAGGCAGACGTGCCCACGGGTGCGGTCGGCCTGATCACCGAGGCGAAGCAGGCCGAACAGGTGTTGGACGACGGTGCCGCCGACCTGGTCCTGCTCGCGCGCGAACTGCTCCGCGACCCGTACTGGCCGCTGCACGCGGCACAGCAGTTGGGTGTGGAGGTCCGGGCTCCGAGGCAGTACGCCAGGGCGTTCTGA
- a CDS encoding 3-keto-5-aminohexanoate cleavage protein, whose product MSLGTLITVAPTGAEHAKADVPALPVTLEELVSTARSCEQVGAAMIHVHIRGADAKPSLDLGLLKATVEALRAETGLVVQLSTGGSVHDPEADRLRVLEAMPDSASCTMGTVNFGDDVFMNRWEFIVALHKGMQERGIVPEYEIFDIGQLASLQRLLDQHGLPAGGHVHVDFVMGVPGGMPGDARTLVAAVNALPDGATFSATGIGRTTLPVMFTALGAGGHLRVGMEDTISYSRGVPVRDNAQLVARAAGLAKIAQRPPLSPDEARKVLGVHI is encoded by the coding sequence ATGTCACTGGGCACGCTGATCACCGTCGCTCCCACCGGAGCGGAGCACGCGAAAGCCGACGTCCCGGCACTTCCGGTGACCCTGGAGGAACTGGTCTCGACGGCGCGGAGCTGCGAGCAGGTCGGCGCCGCGATGATCCACGTCCACATCCGCGGCGCGGACGCGAAGCCGTCGCTCGACCTCGGTCTGCTGAAGGCGACGGTCGAGGCGTTGCGGGCCGAGACCGGCCTCGTGGTCCAGCTGTCCACCGGCGGGTCGGTGCACGACCCCGAGGCGGACCGGCTGCGCGTGCTGGAGGCGATGCCTGACTCGGCGTCCTGCACGATGGGAACCGTCAACTTCGGTGACGACGTGTTCATGAACCGGTGGGAGTTCATCGTCGCGTTGCACAAGGGCATGCAGGAACGCGGCATCGTCCCGGAGTACGAGATCTTCGACATCGGTCAGCTGGCGTCGTTGCAGCGGCTGCTCGACCAGCACGGCCTCCCGGCGGGTGGACACGTGCACGTCGACTTCGTCATGGGCGTGCCCGGCGGGATGCCGGGAGACGCGCGGACGCTGGTTGCCGCAGTGAACGCTCTGCCGGACGGGGCAACGTTCTCCGCCACCGGGATCGGCCGGACCACGCTGCCAGTGATGTTCACCGCATTGGGGGCGGGTGGGCACCTCCGCGTGGGTATGGAAGACACGATCAGCTATTCGCGAGGCGTGCCGGTGCGGGACAACGCACAGCTCGTCGCCCGTGCCGCGGGTCTCGCGAAGATCGCGCAACGGCCTCCGTTGTCTCCCGACGAGGCGCGCAAGGTCCTCGGCGTGCACATTTGA
- a CDS encoding aminodeoxychorismate lyase: MRVLALLDGTLADPDAPQIRVDDLGLMRGDGVFETILVVDGKPRELSPHLDRLERSAAMLDMPVPPRAEFERAVELVIGNWTGGSEFALKLVYTRGVEGGDGTGTGFALGMEIGAKVLKQRAEGLSAVTLDRGIEADLADRAPWLLLGAKSLSYAINMAAIREAERRGAAEVIFTTSSGSVLEGPTSTVILVRGKTLVTPPSKLGILPGTTQYALFRAAERAGWTVLVEPVQTGELYDAEGVFLASSVRKITRVTTLDGKQLPDSAALLTELQGLYESEY, from the coding sequence ATGCGCGTGCTGGCACTGCTCGACGGAACCCTCGCTGACCCCGACGCCCCGCAGATCCGTGTCGACGACCTCGGTCTGATGCGCGGTGACGGCGTCTTCGAAACCATCCTCGTCGTCGACGGGAAGCCCCGCGAGCTGTCGCCGCACCTGGACCGGCTGGAGCGGTCGGCGGCCATGCTCGACATGCCCGTCCCGCCGCGCGCGGAGTTCGAACGCGCGGTCGAGCTCGTCATCGGCAACTGGACCGGTGGCAGCGAGTTCGCCCTCAAGCTCGTCTACACCCGCGGCGTCGAGGGCGGCGACGGCACCGGCACCGGCTTCGCGCTGGGCATGGAGATCGGCGCGAAGGTGCTCAAGCAGCGCGCCGAGGGCCTGTCCGCGGTGACGCTGGACCGCGGCATCGAGGCCGACCTCGCCGACCGCGCGCCGTGGCTGCTGCTGGGCGCCAAGTCGCTGTCCTACGCGATCAACATGGCCGCGATCCGCGAGGCCGAGCGCCGCGGTGCCGCCGAGGTCATCTTCACGACCTCCAGCGGCTCCGTCCTGGAGGGCCCGACCTCGACGGTCATCCTGGTGCGCGGCAAGACCCTGGTCACGCCGCCCTCCAAGCTCGGCATCCTGCCGGGCACCACCCAGTACGCGCTGTTCCGCGCCGCCGAGCGCGCCGGCTGGACCGTGCTCGTGGAGCCGGTCCAGACCGGCGAGCTCTACGACGCCGAGGGCGTGTTCCTCGCGTCCAGCGTCCGCAAGATCACGCGGGTGACCACGCTGGACGGCAAGCAGCTGCCCGACTCGGCGGCCCTGCTGACCGAGCTGCAGGGCCTGTACGAGTCCGAGTACTGA
- the iolD gene encoding 3D-(3,5/4)-trihydroxycyclohexane-1,2-dione acylhydrolase (decyclizing): MKLTTAQALVRWMLAQRTELFDGTHAPLFPGVFAIFGHGNVLGIGNALEEVRSELPVWRGHNEQGMALAAVGISKATHRRQVGVATSSIGPGALNMVTAAGVAHANRLPLLLLPGDTFTGRAPDPVLQQVEHFHDPTATVNDAFRAVSRYFDRITRPEQLLSTLPQVARVLTDPADCGPVTLALPQDVQAESYDFPDALFKPVVHRLTRPRPDLHSLAEAARLIRSASRPLLVLGGGVRYSGAAGRALRFAEQHGIPITETTAGRTLVPHDHPLHAGPLGITGSTSANVLAGEADLVIAVGTRLQDFTTASWTVFAPDVHLVSLNAARFDAVKHGATALVTDADEGLRELTDVLGSWQAPGGWSARAAAERAKWDAHITSLRAPGSDLPTYAQVVGVVNEVSGPTDYVMTASGGLPGELIGGWRATGAATMDVEYGFSCMGYELAGAWGAAIAHTSGVVTTLLGDGSYLMLNSELFSASFAGHGFVAVVCDNDGYAVIHRLQTGQGGTGFNNLYADCRTSHASPPRTDFAGHAAAMGCAVFPVDSLDGLEDAYRKAREVAAGEKRPAVVVIRTHPSSWTEAGAWWEVGVPEVSHRAEIAAAHDEVVAGKAKQVRYLG; this comes from the coding sequence GTGAAGCTCACGACCGCACAGGCTCTCGTCCGCTGGATGCTCGCCCAGCGGACCGAGCTCTTCGACGGCACGCACGCGCCGCTGTTCCCCGGCGTGTTCGCGATCTTCGGCCACGGCAACGTCCTCGGCATCGGCAACGCCCTGGAGGAGGTCCGCTCCGAGCTGCCGGTGTGGCGCGGCCACAACGAGCAGGGCATGGCACTCGCCGCGGTCGGCATCAGCAAGGCCACCCACCGCCGCCAGGTCGGCGTCGCCACCTCGTCCATCGGCCCCGGCGCCCTGAACATGGTCACCGCCGCCGGCGTCGCCCACGCCAACCGCCTGCCGCTGTTGCTGCTGCCCGGTGACACCTTCACCGGCCGCGCCCCGGACCCGGTGCTCCAGCAGGTCGAGCACTTCCACGACCCGACCGCGACGGTCAACGACGCCTTCCGCGCCGTCTCCCGCTACTTCGACCGCATCACCCGCCCCGAACAGCTGCTGTCGACGCTGCCCCAGGTCGCCCGCGTCCTCACCGACCCGGCCGACTGCGGCCCGGTGACCCTGGCCCTGCCGCAGGACGTCCAAGCCGAGTCCTACGACTTCCCCGACGCGCTCTTCAAGCCGGTCGTCCACCGCCTGACCCGGCCCCGTCCCGACCTACACTCCCTGGCCGAGGCGGCCCGCTTGATCCGTTCGGCCTCCCGCCCGCTCCTGGTCCTGGGCGGCGGCGTCCGCTACTCGGGTGCCGCCGGCCGGGCCCTGCGCTTCGCCGAACAACACGGCATCCCGATCACCGAGACCACCGCCGGCCGCACCCTGGTCCCCCACGACCACCCCCTGCACGCCGGACCCCTGGGCATCACCGGCTCCACCTCGGCGAACGTCCTGGCCGGCGAGGCCGACCTGGTCATCGCGGTCGGCACCCGCCTCCAGGACTTCACCACCGCCTCCTGGACGGTGTTCGCCCCCGACGTGCACCTCGTGTCGCTGAACGCGGCCCGCTTCGACGCCGTGAAGCACGGCGCGACCGCCCTGGTCACCGACGCCGACGAGGGCCTGCGCGAACTGACCGACGTCCTCGGCTCCTGGCAGGCGCCCGGTGGGTGGTCCGCGCGTGCCGCCGCGGAACGTGCCAAGTGGGACGCCCACATCACCTCCCTGCGCGCTCCCGGTTCGGACCTGCCGACGTACGCCCAGGTCGTCGGCGTGGTGAACGAGGTCAGCGGCCCGACCGACTACGTGATGACCGCGTCCGGAGGCCTCCCCGGTGAACTGATCGGCGGCTGGCGCGCCACCGGCGCGGCCACCATGGACGTCGAGTACGGCTTCTCCTGCATGGGCTACGAACTGGCCGGCGCCTGGGGAGCCGCTATCGCCCACACGTCCGGCGTGGTCACCACCCTGCTGGGCGACGGCTCCTACCTGATGCTGAACTCCGAGCTCTTCTCGGCTTCGTTCGCCGGCCACGGCTTCGTGGCCGTGGTCTGCGACAACGACGGCTACGCGGTCATCCACCGCCTGCAGACGGGCCAGGGCGGCACCGGCTTCAACAACCTCTACGCCGACTGCCGGACCTCCCACGCCTCACCGCCCCGCACCGACTTCGCCGGTCACGCGGCGGCGATGGGCTGCGCGGTGTTCCCGGTCGACTCGCTCGACGGCCTGGAGGATGCCTACCGCAAGGCGCGCGAGGTGGCGGCCGGGGAGAAGCGACCGGCCGTGGTGGTGATCCGCACGCATCCGTCGTCGTGGACGGAGGCCGGGGCGTGGTGGGAGGTCGGGGTGCCGGAGGTCTCACACCGCGCCGAGATCGCGGCAGCTCACGACGAGGTCGTCGCCGGAAAGGCGAAGCAGGTCCGCTACCTGGGCTGA
- the iolB gene encoding 5-deoxy-glucuronate isomerase, producing the protein MTLHRPHGTLSNSADVISLLPEDAGWTYTGLRVLRLEAGSVRTIETGEFEAFVLPLAGSLTVEVDDERFELQGRESVFTRVTDFAYVPRDASVRLSSVDGCEVALPMARCENRLSPEYGPADGVPVEVRGAGNATRQVTNFGVPGVWDHADKLNACELITPDGNWSSYPPHKHDSSEPCEVENEEIYYFRIADRDGVTPSRTGFGFHRTYTDDGTIDEDVTVRDGDVFLIPRGYHGPCVAAPGYPMYYLNVLAGPGSSRSMAFCDDPAHTWVRDSWADQELDPRCPVTTAEGRVK; encoded by the coding sequence ATGACGCTGCACCGTCCACACGGGACGCTCTCGAACTCGGCCGACGTCATCTCCTTGTTGCCGGAGGACGCGGGCTGGACGTACACCGGCCTGCGGGTGCTGCGCCTGGAAGCGGGGTCGGTGCGCACGATCGAGACGGGTGAGTTCGAGGCGTTCGTGCTGCCGCTCGCCGGTTCTCTGACCGTCGAGGTCGATGATGAGCGGTTCGAGCTGCAGGGCCGCGAGTCGGTGTTCACCCGCGTCACGGACTTCGCTTATGTGCCGCGTGATGCCTCGGTTCGGCTGTCCTCAGTGGACGGATGTGAGGTCGCGCTGCCGATGGCCCGGTGTGAGAACCGGTTGTCGCCCGAGTACGGCCCGGCGGACGGTGTTCCGGTCGAGGTGCGCGGTGCCGGCAACGCGACCCGCCAGGTCACGAACTTCGGCGTGCCGGGCGTGTGGGACCACGCGGACAAGCTCAACGCGTGCGAGCTGATCACCCCGGACGGCAACTGGTCCTCGTACCCGCCGCACAAGCACGACTCCTCGGAGCCGTGCGAGGTCGAGAACGAGGAGATCTACTACTTCCGGATCGCCGACCGGGACGGCGTGACACCGTCGCGGACGGGTTTCGGCTTCCACCGCACCTACACCGACGACGGCACGATCGACGAGGACGTGACCGTGCGCGACGGCGACGTCTTCCTGATCCCGCGCGGCTACCACGGCCCGTGCGTGGCGGCGCCCGGTTACCCGATGTACTACCTGAACGTGCTGGCAGGGCCGGGTTCTTCGCGTTCCATGGCGTTCTGCGACGACCCGGCGCACACGTGGGTCCGCGACAGCTGGGCCGATCAGGAACTGGACCCGCGTTGCCCGGTGACGACCGCAGAGGGGCGGGTCAAGTGA
- a CDS encoding MFS transporter produces the protein MGYRWVVLFAGALAQGTNAAVFLGLSAVSPQLRDHFGLTLPQVGLLLGAVNLGTMIALVPWGFFADKRGERLAMTIGGVGAAGCLLGVAVGNAWVAGLALLGAGLFGASVNAASGRAVMSWFPSGKRGLAMGVRQTATPLGAALTAASCPASRSRPAFRRRSWRWPR, from the coding sequence ATGGGGTACCGCTGGGTCGTGCTGTTCGCGGGGGCGCTCGCACAGGGCACGAACGCGGCGGTCTTCCTCGGTCTCTCCGCCGTCAGCCCCCAGCTCCGTGATCACTTCGGCCTGACGTTGCCCCAGGTGGGGCTGCTGCTGGGAGCGGTCAACCTGGGCACGATGATCGCTCTCGTGCCGTGGGGCTTCTTCGCGGACAAGCGCGGTGAACGGCTCGCGATGACCATCGGCGGCGTAGGTGCCGCCGGATGCCTGCTCGGCGTGGCGGTCGGCAACGCGTGGGTCGCGGGTCTCGCGCTGCTCGGTGCCGGGCTCTTCGGGGCCAGCGTGAACGCCGCCAGCGGCCGCGCGGTGATGTCCTGGTTCCCCAGCGGCAAGCGCGGGCTCGCGATGGGCGTGCGGCAGACGGCGACCCCGCTCGGTGCGGCCCTGACCGCGGCCTCCTGCCCGGCGTCGCGATCGCGTCCGGCGTTCCGGCGGCGTTCGTGGCGCTGGCCTCGGTGA
- a CDS encoding pentapeptide repeat-containing protein: MSKRTIGLGAAGAAVVLFALGVVLFVPQLVYPPPPGLDLRTVTEPQARVVLQRESSQTALRSSLLQFFGGLLLAAGGAVTWYQVRVNRDGQITDRYSRAVEHLANDNADVRIGGLYVLERISKDSRKDRRFVQVTIGSFVRNRVPWAVGSPDGPEHPTPTVDERLPWLRMRAPDVQTALAILGRRPEPPEALTLRLSRVDLRGVQLENQQLVGADLRRSNLARAWLRGTRLDGCDFHAADLRKASLVGASLRKASLRNAHLEGADLTSADLAEADLHGAHSDATTVWPSGLTPDVLRHRGVIGSTASPPSD; the protein is encoded by the coding sequence ATGAGCAAGCGGACGATCGGGCTCGGCGCGGCCGGCGCGGCCGTCGTCCTGTTCGCGCTCGGGGTCGTCCTGTTCGTGCCACAGCTGGTCTACCCACCTCCGCCCGGTCTCGACCTGCGGACCGTGACCGAACCCCAGGCGCGGGTCGTGCTCCAGCGCGAGTCGTCGCAGACCGCCCTCCGTTCGAGCCTGCTGCAGTTCTTCGGCGGGCTCCTGCTCGCGGCAGGTGGCGCGGTGACCTGGTACCAGGTCCGGGTCAACAGGGACGGTCAGATCACCGACCGCTACAGCAGGGCGGTCGAACACCTCGCCAACGACAACGCGGACGTCCGCATCGGCGGGCTCTACGTGCTGGAGCGGATCTCCAAGGACTCGCGGAAGGACCGCCGGTTCGTCCAGGTCACCATCGGCAGCTTCGTGCGCAACCGGGTGCCGTGGGCGGTCGGGTCACCTGACGGCCCTGAACACCCGACGCCGACCGTGGACGAGCGGCTTCCGTGGTTGCGCATGCGTGCCCCCGACGTGCAGACCGCGCTCGCCATCCTCGGTCGTCGGCCGGAGCCGCCGGAGGCCCTGACGCTGCGCCTGTCCCGAGTCGACCTGCGCGGCGTGCAGCTGGAGAACCAGCAGCTGGTGGGCGCGGACCTCCGCAGGTCCAACCTCGCCCGCGCCTGGTTGCGCGGCACCCGGCTGGACGGGTGCGACTTCCACGCCGCAGACCTGCGCAAGGCCAGCCTCGTGGGCGCGAGCCTGCGGAAGGCCTCGCTGCGCAACGCGCACCTCGAAGGTGCCGACCTGACCAGCGCCGACCTGGCGGAAGCGGATCTGCACGGTGCTCACTCCGATGCCACGACCGTCTGGCCGTCCGGACTCACGCCCGACGTCCTGCGCCACCGTGGAGTGATCGGTTCCACAGCGTCACCGCCCAGTGACTGA
- a CDS encoding YgfZ/GcvT domain-containing protein: MSFPGAVPPPDDSTDAGVAWHYGDPFAEQRSAARSVVVVDRSNRGIIAVPGEDRLTWLHQLTSQHFELLGEDAGTEALILDAQGRLEHHMVVANVGGTVFLDVEKVDDLLAYLKKMVFWSKVEPRDATAELALLTVVGPDAVAVLEKLDLPVPADVVALGEGFVRRRSWPGQSSFDLLVPRAELASWWQRLTDAGARPAGSFAFEALRVESLRPRPGIDTDERTIPHEVNLIESSVHLNKGCYRGQETVAKVHNVGRPPRRMLLLHLDGSADGQPETGDPVELDGRVVGRVGSVVQHHELGPIALALVKRSVPVESELVAGAGERQVAARIDPDSVPADTPGLGREAVRNLRG, encoded by the coding sequence GTGAGCTTTCCAGGAGCCGTCCCGCCGCCAGACGATTCCACCGACGCCGGCGTCGCCTGGCACTACGGCGACCCGTTCGCCGAACAACGCTCGGCCGCCCGCTCGGTCGTCGTCGTGGACCGCTCGAACCGCGGGATCATCGCGGTACCGGGCGAGGACCGGCTGACCTGGTTGCACCAGCTCACCAGCCAGCACTTCGAGCTGCTCGGCGAGGACGCCGGCACCGAGGCGCTGATCCTCGACGCGCAGGGCCGGCTGGAGCACCACATGGTGGTCGCGAACGTCGGCGGCACGGTGTTCCTGGACGTGGAGAAGGTCGACGACCTGCTCGCGTACCTGAAGAAGATGGTCTTCTGGTCGAAGGTCGAGCCGCGCGACGCCACGGCGGAGCTCGCGCTGCTCACGGTGGTCGGCCCGGACGCGGTCGCGGTGCTGGAGAAGCTCGACCTGCCGGTGCCCGCGGACGTGGTGGCGCTCGGCGAGGGTTTCGTGCGGCGCAGGTCGTGGCCCGGTCAGAGCTCGTTCGACCTGCTGGTGCCGCGCGCCGAGCTGGCGTCGTGGTGGCAGCGGCTCACCGACGCGGGTGCGCGCCCGGCCGGCAGCTTCGCCTTCGAGGCGCTGCGGGTCGAGTCGCTGCGGCCCCGGCCGGGCATCGACACCGACGAGCGCACGATCCCGCACGAGGTGAACCTGATCGAGTCCTCGGTGCACCTGAACAAGGGCTGCTACCGCGGCCAGGAGACGGTCGCGAAGGTCCACAACGTGGGCCGCCCGCCGCGCCGCATGCTCCTGCTCCACCTGGATGGTTCTGCCGACGGCCAGCCGGAGACCGGTGACCCGGTCGAGCTGGACGGCCGCGTGGTCGGCCGGGTGGGCAGCGTCGTGCAGCACCACGAACTGGGGCCGATCGCGTTGGCGCTGGTCAAGAGGTCCGTACCGGTCGAGTCCGAGCTGGTCGCCGGTGCCGGGGAGCGTCAGGTGGCAGCGCGCATCGATCCCGACTCGGTGCCCGCGGACACGCCCGGACTGGGCCGGGAAGCTGTTCGCAACCTGAGGGGCTGA
- a CDS encoding DUF3073 domain-containing protein — protein sequence MGRGRAKAKQTKVARELKYSSHETDFAALQRELSGGETSPNGSGGEESHDDPYDDYDDYRR from the coding sequence ATGGGGCGCGGCCGAGCGAAGGCCAAGCAGACGAAGGTCGCCAGGGAGCTCAAATACAGCTCTCATGAGACCGACTTCGCTGCGCTGCAGCGTGAGCTGTCTGGTGGCGAAACGTCGCCGAACGGGAGTGGTGGCGAAGAAAGCCACGACGACCCGTACGACGACTACGACGACTACCGTCGCTGA
- a CDS encoding MFS transporter encodes MVFGWRRRSAGPAGSRRDLVGPVGSRVGPLRVLAVVMAVGFTLTAALDRAPLPVLVAVLVPTAVVALAWNGLAVTEAGELAPEGRSATAISMQNSSNYLSATLTPAVSAWVAVHVGWPAAMLLAAVASVAGWGLLQPWRSRRASSPQNSRSDS; translated from the coding sequence GTGGTGTTCGGGTGGCGCAGGCGCTCGGCGGGGCCGGCCGGCTCGCGGCGGGATCTGGTCGGACCGGTGGGCAGCCGGGTCGGGCCGTTGCGGGTGCTCGCGGTGGTGATGGCGGTGGGGTTCACGCTGACCGCCGCGCTGGACCGGGCCCCGTTGCCGGTGCTCGTGGCGGTGCTGGTGCCGACCGCCGTGGTCGCGCTGGCGTGGAACGGGCTCGCCGTCACCGAAGCGGGTGAACTGGCACCGGAGGGCCGCAGCGCGACCGCGATCAGCATGCAGAACAGCTCCAACTACCTGAGCGCGACGCTCACGCCGGCGGTCTCGGCGTGGGTGGCCGTGCACGTGGGCTGGCCTGCGGCGATGCTGCTGGCGGCGGTGGCGTCGGTGGCCGGGTGGGGGCTGCTTCAGCCGTGGCGTTCGCGGCGGGCCAGCTCGCCCCAGAACTCGCGCAGCGACTCGTAG
- a CDS encoding aerial mycelium formation protein has protein sequence MIEVRPGGRRRIDRVLAPDYTEGVEQRPLVEVRELRDEAAQEETDLSYLRRLLHARIDIVRAEQQRRSSGGSAVVDQLATILSSNAVGPATGLGRYQTHEPSRADAHQRHVEALISDVDLSDVSKLSDDRLGEVLETFISEEASVSVRRREVQVVVDRLNAEIASRYQRGSASVDELLAAERGHHRPKR, from the coding sequence GTGATCGAGGTGCGTCCTGGCGGGCGCCGCCGAATCGACCGGGTGCTCGCCCCCGACTACACGGAGGGCGTCGAGCAGCGCCCGCTCGTCGAGGTGCGCGAACTCCGCGACGAGGCCGCGCAGGAAGAAACCGACCTGTCCTACCTGCGGCGGTTGCTGCACGCGCGGATCGACATCGTGCGTGCCGAGCAGCAGCGCCGCAGCTCCGGCGGCTCGGCGGTGGTCGACCAGCTGGCCACGATCCTCTCCTCGAACGCTGTCGGGCCGGCTACCGGCCTCGGCCGGTACCAGACCCATGAGCCCTCACGTGCTGATGCGCATCAACGGCACGTGGAAGCGCTGATCTCCGATGTCGATCTCTCCGACGTGAGCAAGTTGTCCGACGATCGCCTCGGCGAGGTGTTGGAGACGTTCATCTCGGAAGAGGCGTCGGTGTCGGTGCGGCGGCGCGAGGTGCAGGTGGTCGTGGACAGGCTCAACGCCGAGATCGCGTCGCGCTACCAGCGCGGTAGTGCGTCGGTCGACGAGCTGCTGGCGGCGGAGCGCGGGCACCACCGCCCCAAGCGCTGA
- a CDS encoding Fur family transcriptional regulator translates to MRMTPQRQLVLDAVKVLGHATPEQICQRVQETAPTVNITTIYRTLDLLDRLGLVRHTHLGHGAPSYSVDEHQHVHLVCHVCGRIDEIPCELLGPLGGTLRDREGFELDASHLALSGTCRDCLKQDQETE, encoded by the coding sequence ATGCGGATGACGCCGCAGCGCCAGCTCGTGCTGGACGCGGTCAAGGTGCTCGGGCACGCGACGCCCGAGCAGATCTGCCAGCGCGTCCAGGAGACGGCGCCGACGGTCAACATCACGACGATCTACCGCACGCTCGACCTGCTCGACCGGCTAGGCCTGGTGCGGCACACGCACCTCGGGCACGGCGCGCCGAGCTACTCGGTCGACGAGCACCAGCACGTGCACCTGGTGTGCCACGTCTGCGGCCGGATCGACGAGATCCCGTGTGAGCTGCTCGGGCCGCTGGGCGGAACATTGCGGGACCGCGAGGGGTTCGAACTGGATGCCAGTCATCTCGCGCTGTCCGGCACGTGCCGCGACTGTTTGAAGCAGGACCAGGAGACCGAGTGA